One genomic window of Moorella glycerini includes the following:
- the ccsB gene encoding c-type cytochrome biogenesis protein CcsB, whose translation MESSFNLVAYILLLVAVTLSLISLWRPNKYTGPLALAALVLSFASLTLALVLRSITGGRLPFATLYEFALLFAWGILLFYLISRKMIKSDLLMVLVALLEVIILSYSNTLSSGTRPLMPALQSIWLQFHVLTAIIAYGAFGLSFCLGLIYLLKEKGYDSIGESILPPLAKIDNLLHWSVAVGFPFMTLVLITGAVWAEEVWGRWWGWDPKETWALITWLIYAAYLHARKTYGWRGKRAAIMAIVGFLAVLFTLFGVSLLLPGAHSYV comes from the coding sequence ATGGAATCCAGTTTTAACCTGGTAGCCTATATTTTGTTGCTGGTAGCCGTTACTTTGAGCCTGATCTCCCTGTGGCGGCCCAACAAATATACCGGTCCCCTGGCCCTGGCGGCCCTGGTGCTGTCCTTTGCTTCCCTGACCCTGGCCCTGGTGCTGCGCAGCATTACTGGCGGCAGGCTGCCCTTTGCTACTTTATACGAATTTGCCCTGCTTTTTGCCTGGGGCATACTCCTGTTTTATCTTATTTCCCGTAAGATGATCAAATCGGACCTGTTAATGGTCCTGGTAGCTCTCCTGGAAGTAATTATCCTCTCCTATAGCAATACCTTATCTTCTGGCACCAGGCCCCTGATGCCGGCCCTCCAGAGCATCTGGCTGCAGTTTCATGTTCTTACGGCCATCATCGCTTACGGCGCCTTCGGCCTGTCCTTTTGCTTAGGTCTTATCTACCTGCTCAAAGAAAAGGGATACGACAGCATCGGCGAAAGTATCCTGCCGCCCCTGGCTAAGATCGATAACCTGCTCCACTGGTCGGTAGCGGTGGGATTTCCCTTTATGACCCTGGTTCTAATTACCGGGGCCGTCTGGGCCGAAGAGGTCTGGGGCAGGTGGTGGGGCTGGGACCCCAAGGAAACCTGGGCTTTAATTACCTGGCTGATTTACGCCGCATATCTCCACGCCCGGAAAACTTACGGCTGGCGGGGGAAAAGGGCCGCCATTATGGCCATTGTGGG
- a CDS encoding cytochrome c biogenesis protein ResB produces the protein MKLGLLLLLLLGVLASLGSFLPQGQPAGFYRAYYGELPGRLIVLLSLDHLYHNWWFITLGTILTVNILTCSLRRVKKAPGRRGWGSIILHLSILVILAGAAISGVMGRHTYVEIGVGDSLDLTGRGFPGQVLTVKDFKIEYYENLQPRQYISSVSLKTADGLEIERDIWVNRPLKFKGLKIYQTSYGWLARGQAVIDGKAVPFDLASGRGLDIDPGKNVRLVFFFIPDFDEQGGGLHSRSPLPNNPRLAVVLFQDHQVTARQVLAENETKAVDGYPVTFSGYRYYTGLEIKKDPGVGIIYTGFILLLLGFVLRYLVPDKHVPGRAPHDS, from the coding sequence ATGAAACTAGGCCTTTTGCTTTTATTGCTCCTGGGAGTACTGGCTTCCCTGGGGAGCTTCCTTCCCCAGGGCCAGCCCGCTGGGTTCTACCGTGCTTATTACGGAGAACTACCTGGAAGATTGATTGTCCTCTTGTCCCTGGACCACTTATACCACAACTGGTGGTTTATTACCCTTGGAACAATTTTAACTGTCAACATCCTGACCTGCTCACTACGGCGAGTAAAAAAAGCCCCTGGCCGGCGTGGATGGGGTTCCATTATCCTGCACTTAAGTATCCTGGTGATCCTGGCCGGGGCGGCCATATCTGGGGTTATGGGCCGGCATACCTATGTCGAAATAGGTGTCGGCGACAGCCTTGACCTGACCGGCAGGGGTTTCCCGGGCCAGGTTTTAACGGTTAAGGATTTTAAAATTGAATATTACGAAAACCTCCAGCCCAGGCAGTACATTAGCAGCGTATCCCTTAAAACAGCTGATGGCCTGGAAATTGAGCGAGATATCTGGGTAAACCGTCCCTTAAAATTTAAGGGCTTGAAAATTTACCAGACCAGTTACGGCTGGCTGGCCCGGGGACAGGCCGTTATTGACGGTAAAGCGGTACCTTTCGACCTGGCCAGTGGCCGGGGTCTTGACATCGACCCGGGCAAAAATGTAAGGCTGGTCTTTTTCTTTATTCCTGATTTTGATGAACAGGGGGGCGGGTTACATTCACGTTCCCCCTTGCCCAATAATCCCAGACTGGCTGTCGTCCTTTTCCAGGATCATCAAGTAACGGCGAGGCAAGTCCTGGCCGAGAATGAAACGAAAGCCGTGGACGGCTATCCCGTTACCTTTTCCGGCTACCGTTATTACACCGGACTGGAGATCAAAAAAGACCCGGGGGTTGGAATAATTTACACCGGGTTTATCTTGTTATTGCTGGGTTTTGTTCTTCGCTACCTGGTTCCTGATAAACATGTCCCGGGAAGAGCACCGCATGACAGTTAG